From Vanessa cardui chromosome 29, ilVanCard2.1, whole genome shotgun sequence, a single genomic window includes:
- the LOC124541848 gene encoding uncharacterized protein LOC124541848, with product MEYIIHIPRTYIYYSAGRTRVHACRTRMYALTALHAHVVAFVLSAVTVNALSVALDRRVIEGAILASLARPCVWLPLSLSRDGVTASLAATSYAVSFLFSPLAHLLLCGRIALPSLRGVVLTASSALVPFAIGNLSSKKEIDGTINKISALAILYSECCSLLREAEGSLYVIDVMATLFLVVSWLTTVAASSYLYVKCGLLTLPEAHVLLLVATPKSTHIEWAAPSCAAGGLARLPAVFGAPAQALLLAALAPPTADARENLPT from the exons ATGGAATACATAATCCACATTCCCCGgacgtatatatattatagcgcGGGTCGCACACGCGTGCATGCATGTCGCACGCGTATGTACGCATTGACAGCGCTCCATGCGCATGTTGTTGCATTCGTACTGTCCGCTGTCACTGTTAACGCACTGTCAGTGGCTCTCGATAGGCGAGTTATTGAAGg TGCGATATTAGCGTCTCTGGCGCGTCCGTGCGTGTGGCTACCACTCTCGCTGAGCAGGGATGGTGTCACGGCATCCTTAGCTGCCACCAGCTATGCGGTGTCATTCCTATTCTCACCCCTTGCTCACCTTTTGCTG TGCGGTCGAATAGCACTGCCCTCGTTGCGAGGAGTTGTCTTAACTGCATCATCAGCTCTAGTGCCGTTCGCGATCGGGAACCTGTCTTCGAAGAAAGAAATCG ATGGGACCATAAACAAGATATCAGCGCTGGCAATACTTTACAGCGAGTGTTGCTCGCTTCTGAGAGAAGCGGAGGGTAGTTTGTACGTCATTGATGTAATGGCAACACTGTTTTTAG TTGTAAGCTGGTTGACAACAGTGGCTGCGTCTAGCTACCTATACGTGAAGTGTGGGCTGCTAACGCTGCCAGAAGCCCACGTTCTGTTGCTGGTAGCGACGCCGAAGTCCACCCATATTg AGTGGGCGGCGCCCTCGTGCGCGGCGGGAGGCCTGGCGCGTCTGCCGGCCGTGTTCGGAGCCCCGGCGCAGGCGCTGCTACTGGCCGCGCTCGCCCCCCCCACCGCCGACGCCCGGGAGAACCTGCCCACCTAG